Proteins from one Candidatus Desulfovibrio trichonymphae genomic window:
- a CDS encoding ABC transporter ATP-binding protein: MEHLSVYFAHEGEPLAAVNNVDLALPPGAVTCLVGESGCGKSLTARAVLRLMPEKSAISGRIFLGDTDILALSEIELRRFRGRRAAMVFQEPMTSLNPVLTVGEQAAEPLRLHFGMTRAQARQETEDLFAEVGIPAPRSRYDDYPHQLSGGMRQRVMIAMALACRPELLLADEPTTALDATVQGQILRLFADQMREWGMTVLFITHDLGIVAQIADVVGVMYAGRLVEDAPAGEFFAAPRHPYSRGLMRSAPGRQSMRLKRLPAIDGVVPALRDIPLGCPFQPRCAEALPRCSEAMPPLFADGSGRTACWRAEPSFSSR; the protein is encoded by the coding sequence ATGGAGCATCTTTCTGTGTATTTCGCGCATGAAGGAGAGCCTCTCGCCGCGGTCAACAATGTGGACCTCGCTCTTCCCCCCGGCGCCGTGACCTGCCTTGTCGGAGAATCCGGCTGCGGCAAAAGTCTCACAGCTCGCGCCGTTCTGCGTCTGATGCCTGAAAAGTCAGCAATCAGCGGGCGCATTTTTCTTGGAGACACAGACATTCTCGCTCTTTCAGAAATCGAATTGCGGCGTTTTAGGGGGCGTCGGGCAGCCATGGTTTTTCAGGAACCCATGACGTCGCTCAATCCTGTATTGACAGTGGGCGAACAGGCGGCGGAGCCCCTGCGGCTGCACTTCGGCATGACCCGCGCGCAAGCCCGTCAGGAGACGGAAGATCTTTTTGCCGAAGTTGGCATTCCCGCGCCTCGGAGCCGTTATGACGACTATCCCCATCAGCTTTCCGGCGGCATGCGGCAGCGGGTTATGATCGCTATGGCTCTTGCGTGCCGGCCGGAACTCCTGCTCGCTGACGAGCCCACAACGGCTCTTGACGCGACAGTACAGGGGCAGATTCTGCGGCTTTTTGCTGATCAGATGCGGGAATGGGGCATGACTGTGCTTTTTATCACGCATGATCTGGGCATTGTGGCGCAAATCGCGGACGTTGTGGGGGTCATGTACGCAGGACGGCTTGTGGAAGACGCGCCTGCCGGAGAGTTTTTTGCTGCGCCTCGTCATCCGTACAGCAGGGGGCTCATGCGTTCAGCGCCGGGGCGACAGTCCATGCGTCTCAAGCGTCTGCCCGCCATTGACGGTGTGGTTCCTGCCTTGCGGGATATTCCTCTGGGCTGTCCTTTTCAGCCGCGCTGCGCCGAAGCGCTGCCCCGCTGCAGTGAGGCAATGCCGCCGCTGTTTGCCGACGGCAGCGGTCGGACGGCCTGCTGGCGGGCGGAACCCTCATTTTCTTCGCGGTGA